The Dromaius novaehollandiae isolate bDroNov1 chromosome 5, bDroNov1.hap1, whole genome shotgun sequence genome window below encodes:
- the ABCD4 gene encoding lysosomal cobalamin transporter ABCD4 isoform X2 has translation MAGGRAAAGGDGGRPRPQLDLLFLRRFLSIQAILFPRWPSPNVLMFLTLLCVALLEQLVIYQVGVIPSQYYEVLGNKDFSGFKTLTAVALILIVVNSTLKSFDQFICNRMYVSWRKSLTEYLHNCYFQGQVYYSLHVLREDIDNPDQRISQDVERFCRQLSSMASKLIISPFTLAYYTYQCFHSTGWLGPVSIFGYFVTGTVVNKVLMSPIVSKLVQQEKLEGDFRFKHMQIRVNAEPAAFYRAGRVEHMRTDRRLQSLLQTQRELIGKELWLYIGINTFDYLGSILSYVVIAIPIFSGVYGDLSPTELSALVSKNAFVSIYLISCFSQLIDLSTTVTDVAGYTHRIGELQETLLSLGRKKNANYSEAKDSWDLDSNPGEDPVPGDTAFLLEQVTLSVPSSGKLLIKDLSLRISQGNSVMIVGNTGTGKTSLLRVLGGLWESTQGSVKMLTCFGPHGVVFLPQKPFFTDGSLREQVIYPLKEIYPVSGSADDERIVQFLELAGLSDLLARAGGLDQQVDWNWYDVLSPGEMQRLSFARLFYLQPRYAVLDEATSALTEEVEHELYRVCLQLGMTLVSVGHRASLEKFHSWILKLHGEGRWELTQCEKMKRLPSGEGC, from the exons atggcgggcggcagggccgcggcggggggcgacGGCGGCCG GCCGCGGCCCCAACTGGACCTGTTGTTCCTGCGGCGGTTCCTGAGTATCCAGGCCATCTTATTTCCCAGATGGCCCTCCCCAAACGTGCTGATGTTCCTGACCCTGCTCTGTGTTGCCTTGCTGG agcagctggTTATTTACCAGGTCGGTGTGATCCCCAGCCAGTACTACGAGGTCCTAGGGAACAAGGACTTCTCCGGGTTCAAAACGCTGACTGCCGTTGCTCTGATTCTGATCGTAGTCAACTCCACG CTAAAAAGCTTCGACCAGTTTATCTGCAACCGGATGTATGTGAGCTGGAGGAAATCCCTCACCGAATACCTCCACAACTGTTACTTCCAGGGCCAGGTCTACTACAGCCTGCACGTGCTGCGCGAGGACATCGATAATCC AGACCAGCGCATCAGCCAGGATGTGGAGAGGTTCTGCAGGCAGCTCAGCTCCATGGCAAGCAAGCTCATTATCTCACCCTTCACACTGGCCTACTACACATACCAGTGCTTCCACAG CACAGGCTGGCTAGGCCCAGTGAGCATCTTTGGGTATTTTGTCACTGGGACGGTTGTTAACAAAGTGCTGATGAGCCCAATAGTGTCAAAACTCGTGCAGCAGGAAAAGCTGGAGGGGGATTTCAG GTTCAAGCACATGCAGATTCGTGTCAATGCAGAACCAGCTGCTTTCTACAG GGCTGGGCGAGTAGAGCACATGCGCACAGACCGCAGGCTGCAGAGCTTGCTGCAGACCCAGAGGGAGCTGATAGGGAAGGAGCTCTGGCTATACA TTGGGATCAATACCTTCGACTACCTGGGCAGCATCCTGAGTTACGTGGTCATTGCCATTCCCATCTTTTCTGGGGTATACGGTGACCTCAGTCCAACAGAGCTCAGCGCCCTAGTCAGCAAG AATGCCTTTGTTTCCATCTACCTCATCAGCTGCTTCAGCCAGCTCATAGATCTCTCTACCACCGTGACCGATGTAGCTGGCTACACACACAG GATTGGGGAGCTGCAGGAAACCCTGCTAAGccttggcaggaaaaaaaatgctaactaCTCAGAAGCCAAAGACAGCTGGGACTTGGACAG CAATCCTGGGGAGGACCCAGTGCCAGGGGACACGGCTTTCCTTCTGGAGCAAGTGACGCTGTCGGTGCCATCTTCTGGCAAGCTGCTCATCAAGGACCTGAGCCTCAGGATCTCACAAGGGAACAGTGTGATGATTGTGGGGAACACTGGCACTGGGAAGACATCTCTCCTGAGAGTCCTTGGTGGACTCTGGGAGAGCACGCAGG GGAGCGTCAAGATGCTGACCTGCTTTGGCCCTCACGGAGTTGTGTTCCTGCCGCAGAAGCCGTTCTTCACTGATGGAAGCCTGCGTGAGCAG GTGATCTATCCTCTGAAGGAGATCTATCCAGTTTCAG GGTCTGCAGATGATGAGAGAATTGTGCAGTtcctggagctggcagggctg TCCGATTTGCTGGCAAGGGCTGGAGGACTGGACCAGCAGGTGGATTGGAACTG GTATGATGTCCTGTCCCCAGGGGAGATGCAGAGGCTGTCATTTGCACGGCTCTTCTACCTCCAGCCCAGATATGCAG TGTTAGATGAAGCCACCAGTGCTCTGACAGAAGAGGTGGAGCACGAACTGTACCGTGTGTGCCTTCAGCTGGGCATGACGCTGGTCAGCGTGGGACACAGAGCCAGCCTGGAAAAG TTCCACAGCTGGATTTTGAAACTTCATGGGGAGGGAAGATGGGAGCTCACACAATGTGAGAAGATGAAGCGGCTCCCATCTGGAGAAGGATGCTGA